Proteins co-encoded in one Patescibacteria group bacterium genomic window:
- a CDS encoding RluA family pseudouridine synthase has translation MSITLKIIYENDDFLVLEKPADLTVHPVKPEQKNTLADLIVARYPEIKGVGEDPLRPGIVHRLDKDTSGLMVVAKNNQSFNYLKKQFQDRKVEKEYLALVVGKIKDKKGTITKSISQSKKDHKKRSALLGEKSKPAWTEYEVLEYYKQYTLVKAMPKTGRTHQIRIHLASIGYPIAGDKQYKFKRQPCPKNLSRQFLHSYYLKFQTTDGKMIAFKSELPQDLKEVLKDLEKIYE, from the coding sequence ATGTCTATCACCCTCAAAATTATTTACGAAAACGATGATTTTCTTGTTCTTGAAAAACCAGCTGATTTGACCGTCCACCCTGTAAAGCCAGAACAGAAAAACACATTGGCGGATTTAATTGTGGCGCGATATCCAGAAATTAAAGGAGTTGGGGAAGATCCCTTGCGGCCGGGAATCGTTCATCGGCTGGACAAGGACACTTCGGGATTGATGGTTGTCGCGAAAAACAACCAAAGTTTTAATTATCTTAAAAAGCAATTTCAAGATAGAAAGGTGGAAAAAGAATATTTGGCCTTAGTCGTGGGAAAAATAAAAGACAAAAAGGGAACAATTACCAAATCAATCAGCCAATCAAAAAAAGACCACAAAAAAAGAAGCGCCCTTTTGGGAGAAAAATCAAAACCCGCTTGGACCGAATACGAGGTCTTGGAATATTATAAACAATACACCCTCGTCAAAGCAATGCCAAAAACGGGGCGGACACACCAAATCAGAATCCATTTGGCATCCATTGGATACCCCATCGCCGGCGACAAACAATATAAATTCAAAAGACAACCTTGCCCCAAAAACCTTTCAAGGCAATTTCTTCATTCCTACTACTTGAAATTTCAAACAACTGATGGTAAGATGATTGCGTTCAAATCAGAACTTCCGCAGGACCTAAAAGAAGTTCTTAAAGACCTTGAAAAAATTTATGAATAA
- the rplS gene encoding 50S ribosomal protein L19, with protein MNKIDAFNKKNIKSDLPEIRTGYTIRVHQKIKEGEKQRIQIFEGLVIACKHGKGINSTITVRKISQGIGVERIFPIHAPFIEKIEVIRKHKVRQAKLYYIRHKSTKESRLKEIKEKPAKKKEK; from the coding sequence ATGAATAAAATTGACGCGTTCAACAAAAAAAATATAAAAAGCGATTTGCCCGAAATCAGGACCGGATACACTATCCGCGTCCACCAAAAAATAAAAGAGGGAGAAAAACAAAGAATTCAAATCTTTGAGGGCTTGGTTATTGCCTGCAAGCACGGCAAAGGAATTAATTCCACCATCACCGTCCGAAAAATCAGCCAAGGAATTGGCGTTGAAAGAATTTTTCCAATCCACGCGCCTTTTATTGAAAAAATAGAAGTCATCCGCAAACACAAAGTCCGCCAAGCCAAACTCTACTACATCCGCCACAAATCAACTAAGGAATCTCGCCTCAAAGAAATAAAAGAAAAGCCCGCCAAGAAAAAAGAAAAATAG
- a CDS encoding MFS transporter, producing MIGKYFDKAPSHGFVSLYVGKTIVLIATALSGIFLPIFLYDLFGQDLRMTVIYYGVGYLLYGLTVSFGARFLNDFGFRRALRISILLGAAFYLIFYFINAENARYLIPLSVLVVVFFRLFYWVPYHVDFAKFTNKEDRGRQVSVLNASYLAAGVFIPLISGYIISHFGFDVLFLIAIILYLVSGIPYLTIPRTREKFSWEFLETWKQFFSRKMRKIVLAYMADGAENVVGIVIWPIFIYQLLNGDYFQVGAISTFIIGITVGAQLLLGKRMDENDSKKGALKWGSFFYSAGWVVKIFITTAFHIFMVGAYHSVAKIFLRTPFDALTYEIAADQGHFVDEFTVLHEIAISFGRTLMVILIIAASFYLAIQWTFILAAASAIVFNLLSERQERFV from the coding sequence ATGATTGGAAAATATTTTGATAAGGCGCCTTCGCATGGATTTGTTTCTTTGTATGTGGGCAAGACAATTGTTTTGATTGCGACGGCTCTTTCGGGGATTTTTTTGCCTATTTTTTTGTATGACCTTTTTGGGCAGGATTTAAGAATGACGGTTATCTATTACGGCGTTGGCTATCTTTTGTATGGGCTGACTGTTTCTTTTGGGGCGAGATTTCTGAACGACTTCGGTTTTAGGAGGGCGTTGCGAATTAGCATTCTTTTGGGCGCCGCGTTTTATCTTATTTTCTATTTCATCAACGCGGAAAACGCGCGGTATTTAATTCCTTTGTCGGTTTTGGTGGTCGTTTTCTTTCGGCTCTTCTATTGGGTGCCTTATCATGTTGATTTCGCCAAATTTACCAATAAAGAAGACCGCGGAAGGCAAGTGAGCGTTCTCAACGCCAGTTATTTGGCGGCGGGGGTTTTTATCCCTCTAATATCGGGTTATATCATTAGCCATTTTGGGTTTGATGTTTTGTTTTTAATCGCTATTATTCTTTATCTTGTTTCGGGCATTCCATATTTGACCATTCCTCGGACGCGCGAGAAATTTAGTTGGGAGTTTTTGGAAACATGGAAACAATTTTTTTCGCGCAAGATGAGAAAAATTGTTTTGGCGTATATGGCGGATGGCGCCGAGAATGTCGTTGGGATAGTTATTTGGCCGATTTTTATTTATCAACTTTTGAATGGCGACTATTTTCAAGTTGGCGCGATTTCTACATTTATTATTGGAATTACTGTCGGAGCGCAATTGCTTTTAGGTAAGAGAATGGACGAGAATGATTCAAAAAAGGGCGCTTTGAAATGGGGGAGTTTTTTTTATTCCGCCGGGTGGGTTGTTAAGATTTTCATCACCACCGCTTTCCATATTTTTATGGTGGGCGCTTATCATAGCGTCGCCAAAATTTTCCTGCGGACGCCCTTTGACGCGCTGACTTATGAAATCGCGGCTGACCAAGGGCATTTCGTGGACGAGTTCACGGTCTTGCACGAAATAGCGATTAGTTTCGGTCGGACATTGATGGTTATTCTGATTATCGCCGCTTCTTTTTATCTCGCCATCCAATGGACATTTATCTTAGCTGCCGCCTCCGCTATTGTCTTTAATCTCCTAAGCGAGCGGCAGGAAAGGTTCGTCTAA
- a CDS encoding VTT domain-containing protein: MKKIKLFWYLLTIIPIVLLILGYVFPLHFFSSQDSIREFVNQFGIFAPIIFILIQILQVIITPFSHYTVSIAGGFIFGTWLGFLYNLIGRVIGTAIAFYLGRIFGRKIIKYMVKPETIEKYDYYFDKGKLLLFLAYFLPLFPDDEISYLAGFSAISPKIFLPLMAVGHIGGSLSLSYLGNGVQSIKEPMFIFLSLITLIGGIWFAWHYREIKK, from the coding sequence ATGAAAAAAATAAAACTTTTTTGGTATTTACTAACAATTATTCCTATCGTCTTGTTGATTCTTGGTTATGTTTTTCCCCTTCATTTTTTCTCTAGCCAAGATTCTATCAGGGAGTTTGTAAATCAATTTGGGATATTTGCTCCAATTATTTTTATACTCATTCAAATTCTCCAAGTTATCATTACACCCTTCAGCCATTACACAGTTTCTATTGCTGGTGGTTTTATTTTTGGAACTTGGTTAGGATTTCTTTACAATTTAATCGGCAGGGTAATTGGAACTGCAATCGCGTTTTATTTAGGAAGAATCTTCGGAAGAAAAATTATTAAGTATATGGTAAAGCCAGAGACAATCGAAAAGTATGATTATTATTTTGATAAAGGAAAACTGTTGTTGTTTTTGGCTTATTTTCTCCCCCTATTCCCCGATGATGAAATTTCATATTTAGCCGGATTTTCAGCAATTAGTCCTAAAATCTTTTTGCCGTTAATGGCCGTTGGACATATCGGCGGAAGTTTAAGTTTGTCTTATCTCGGGAACGGCGTGCAATCTATCAAGGAACCAATGTTTATATTTCTTTCGTTAATTACTCTAATTGGCGGAATTTGGTTTGCTTGGCATTATAGAGAAATAAAAAAATAA
- a CDS encoding DUF4446 family protein, producing the protein MLNILIENPFFFVFLGGIIFLALWNVLLQIQHWLIRKKLKTFFNGKKASDLEGVLFEEIKRLKKAEEGIKGLSKNLKSVEKMAERSIQKASVVRFNPFKETGGDQSFVIALLDSRDNGLVITSLFTRQGNRVYSKPIKEGKSTYPLSKEETEALKKAGMEK; encoded by the coding sequence ATGCTTAATATCTTAATCGAAAACCCATTCTTTTTTGTTTTTTTGGGCGGAATTATTTTTCTCGCTCTTTGGAATGTTTTGCTTCAAATCCAGCATTGGCTGATAAGAAAAAAACTCAAAACATTTTTTAATGGCAAAAAAGCGTCTGATTTGGAGGGCGTTCTTTTCGAAGAAATCAAACGGTTGAAAAAAGCGGAAGAAGGCATTAAGGGGTTGTCTAAAAATCTAAAATCAGTTGAAAAAATGGCTGAACGAAGCATTCAAAAAGCGAGTGTTGTCCGTTTTAATCCGTTCAAAGAAACGGGCGGAGACCAAAGTTTTGTCATCGCCTTGCTTGATTCGCGCGATAATGGCTTGGTCATCACGAGTTTATTCACCCGCCAAGGAAACAGGGTCTACAGCAAGCCAATTAAAGAAGGAAAATCAACATATCCCCTTTCCAAAGAAGAAACGGAAGCGTTGAAGAAAGCAGGAATGGAGAAATAA
- the infB gene encoding translation initiation factor IF-2 produces the protein MKKKIVKKKKNSLPIRPPVVVILGHVDHGKTSILDYIRKTQVTAKESGGITQHIGAYQAKHQDKTITFVDTPGHEAFSAMRSRGAKVADIAILVVAAEEGLKPQTKEAITHIKKCGIPMIVALNKIDKKEAQPDKVKGELSKYEVVVESLGGEVPSINVSAKTGQGIEELLEMINLVAEMEEFTDDPNQTAAGVIIESRHDTRRGATATLLVKSGTLKSRDIVGTGSAFGRIKTMEDFQLNPIKEASASTPAVITGFNQAPQVGEKFAVFNSLDEAQTETARKTAKRDADGTKEVFDFDSDKKTLNIILKADVRGSLEAIRESLKSIPDDEVILRILKAEVGEITESDIKMAESAKAKIFGFRIKTSGPSKQLAQHKKIRIASFDIIYELIQSVRESLSKLLEPEIIKHSVGQLKVLALFKTERDKQIIGGKVIKGDIKKGALVNIIGKEKTPGKIVQLQRDKKETDEVGKGHECGLAVRGLTSIEKGDTLEIYIEERKKREI, from the coding sequence ATGAAAAAAAAGATTGTTAAGAAAAAAAAGAATAGTTTGCCAATCCGTCCACCGGTGGTGGTTATTTTAGGGCATGTTGACCATGGAAAAACCTCCATTCTTGACTATATCCGCAAAACGCAAGTGACGGCGAAAGAATCGGGCGGCATTACCCAACATATCGGCGCCTATCAAGCGAAGCATCAAGATAAAACTATTACATTTGTTGACACCCCTGGCCACGAAGCGTTTTCGGCGATGCGTTCGCGCGGAGCTAAGGTCGCCGACATCGCCATTTTAGTCGTCGCCGCCGAAGAAGGCCTAAAGCCGCAGACAAAAGAAGCGATTACTCATATTAAAAAATGTGGCATTCCAATGATTGTCGCGTTGAATAAAATTGATAAAAAAGAAGCCCAGCCGGATAAAGTTAAAGGAGAATTATCAAAATATGAGGTTGTCGTTGAATCATTGGGTGGCGAAGTTCCTTCAATCAATGTCTCGGCAAAAACAGGGCAAGGGATAGAAGAACTTTTGGAAATGATAAACTTGGTGGCGGAAATGGAAGAATTCACGGACGACCCAAACCAGACAGCCGCGGGAGTAATTATTGAATCGCGGCATGATACGCGAAGGGGCGCCACCGCTACCTTGTTAGTCAAAAGCGGAACGCTCAAAAGCAGAGATATTGTCGGAACTGGTTCGGCTTTCGGACGGATTAAAACAATGGAGGATTTTCAGCTTAATCCCATTAAAGAAGCGTCCGCGTCAACGCCCGCCGTCATTACTGGATTTAATCAGGCCCCGCAGGTTGGAGAAAAATTCGCTGTTTTTAATAGTTTAGACGAAGCGCAAACAGAAACCGCGAGAAAGACGGCGAAAAGAGATGCTGACGGAACAAAAGAAGTTTTTGATTTTGATTCGGACAAAAAAACGCTTAATATTATTCTCAAAGCCGATGTGAGAGGGTCTTTGGAAGCAATCCGAGAATCGCTCAAAAGCATCCCCGACGATGAGGTTATTTTAAGAATTCTCAAAGCGGAGGTTGGGGAAATAACAGAATCGGATATTAAAATGGCTGAATCAGCGAAGGCGAAAATATTCGGCTTTAGAATTAAAACAAGCGGACCGAGCAAACAATTAGCCCAGCATAAGAAAATTAGAATCGCCTCTTTTGATATTATTTATGAATTAATCCAAAGCGTCCGAGAGTCGCTTTCTAAACTTTTAGAACCAGAGATAATCAAACACAGCGTCGGGCAACTAAAAGTCCTCGCTTTGTTCAAGACAGAAAGAGATAAGCAAATTATCGGCGGGAAAGTTATTAAAGGAGATATTAAAAAAGGCGCGTTGGTTAATATTATCGGCAAAGAAAAAACGCCTGGGAAAATTGTCCAACTCCAACGAGACAAAAAAGAAACTGACGAGGTCGGCAAAGGTCACGAATGCGGTCTTGCTGTTAGGGGCTTAACGAGCATTGAGAAAGGAGACACTTTGGAAATCTACATAGAAGAAAGAAAAAAGAGGGAAATTTAA
- a CDS encoding ribosome-binding factor A: MSALRIEKVNELLRQEVSKLLLKEVDFEGAFVTITNVDTAPNLQQSKIRISVLPNEKIEKVLDIISRNIFHLQKSLNKKLYMRPVPKMIFEIDKVEEHAQRIEEILGKIKR, encoded by the coding sequence ATGTCTGCCCTGCGAATTGAAAAAGTCAACGAACTTCTCCGACAAGAAGTTAGCAAACTACTCCTGAAAGAGGTTGATTTTGAAGGCGCCTTCGTAACAATCACAAATGTTGACACAGCGCCTAATTTACAGCAAAGTAAGATAAGGATTAGCGTTCTTCCAAACGAGAAAATCGAAAAGGTTTTGGATATCATTAGCAGAAATATCTTTCATCTCCAAAAATCGCTTAATAAGAAACTATATATGAGACCCGTTCCTAAAATGATTTTTGAAATTGACAAAGTGGAAGAGCACGCCCAACGGATTGAGGAAATTTTAGGAAAGATTAAAAGGTAA
- a CDS encoding 3D domain-containing protein, whose protein sequence is MYTKNRISVSLSLLGLVSNFLFPQLGLIGPNQTEIGFLPVDGLITLQGQTLVQSSTPDTPIVVNQKWVTVTAYSSTPDQTDSTPFITASGTGVRDGIIACNFLKFGTRVRFPDIYGDKVFVVEDRMALKNNHKIDIWFETREDAKQFGVQQLKVEVLKI, encoded by the coding sequence ATGTATACAAAGAATAGAATTTCGGTCTCTCTATCTTTGCTTGGCCTGGTCTCTAACTTCTTATTTCCCCAGCTTGGTTTAATCGGTCCCAATCAAACTGAAATCGGTTTTCTTCCGGTTGATGGTCTGATAACCCTTCAAGGGCAAACATTAGTCCAATCATCTACGCCGGACACGCCGATTGTGGTAAATCAGAAATGGGTGACGGTGACGGCTTACTCAAGCACACCTGACCAAACCGATTCAACGCCTTTTATTACCGCTTCCGGGACAGGCGTTCGGGACGGTATTATCGCTTGCAACTTCTTAAAGTTTGGGACGAGAGTTCGTTTTCCGGACATTTACGGAGACAAGGTTTTCGTGGTTGAGGACAGAATGGCCCTCAAAAACAACCACAAAATAGACATCTGGTTTGAAACCAGAGAAGACGCCAAGCAATTCGGAGTTCAACAACTCAAAGTAGAAGTGCTGAAGATATAG
- the idi gene encoding isopentenyl-diphosphate Delta-isomerase has protein sequence MPKEQVVLVDKNNKKVGVEEKIKAHRDGKLHRAFSIFIFNSKGELLIQQRARDKYHSEGLWSNTVCSHPRPRETYHQAAHRRLGEEMGFDCKIKKAFCFIYNTGFHNGLTENEYDCVFIGKFDGEPKPNPKEIMDYKWISMGELKKNIAKRPNKYSVWLRIALKKMKNQKTAKNP, from the coding sequence ATGCCGAAAGAACAAGTTGTTTTGGTGGATAAAAATAATAAAAAAGTCGGCGTAGAGGAGAAGATTAAAGCCCATCGGGATGGAAAACTGCATCGGGCTTTTTCAATTTTCATTTTTAACTCAAAAGGAGAGTTACTTATTCAGCAAAGAGCGCGAGATAAATATCATTCGGAAGGGTTGTGGTCAAACACGGTTTGCAGTCATCCGCGACCGCGCGAGACATATCATCAAGCGGCGCATAGGCGGCTAGGAGAAGAAATGGGTTTTGATTGTAAAATCAAAAAAGCGTTTTGCTTTATTTACAACACGGGTTTTCATAATGGCCTGACTGAAAACGAATACGACTGCGTTTTTATCGGAAAATTTGACGGAGAGCCGAAGCCAAACCCAAAGGAAATTATGGATTATAAGTGGATTTCTATGGGGGAGTTAAAAAAAAACATCGCCAAACGCCCGAACAAATATTCTGTTTGGTTGCGAATCGCTCTAAAAAAGATGAAAAATCAAAAAACCGCCAAAAACCCTTGA
- a CDS encoding trypsin-like peptidase domain-containing protein, with the protein MKKSPIVQVVKKISPAVVSITITKEFPKIRRYFVQPFDELFGSYGAPIPQFRQEGKQRVKIGGGSGFFVSSEGIILTNRHVVASSEVDYTVVTNNGEKYEAEVLARDHVNDVAIIKVKCPKNKKFPILELGDSDKIELGQDAIAIGNALGTFQNTVSTGVVSGLSRFITAHDGISGRAAELRGLVQTDAAINPGNSGGPLADIDGKVVAINVAIVQGAQNIGFAIPINNAKKDLEDLKKHGRIIQPFMGVRYILINKALKEEILAQSGISLPVDHGALVVREPGIGDPAIIPNGPAFKAGLMERDIILEFNKEKVDEKHPLQEMIHKRKPGDVIEIKILRGDKIGVVNVKLEERK; encoded by the coding sequence ATGAAAAAATCACCTATCGTTCAAGTTGTTAAAAAAATTAGTCCTGCGGTGGTCAGTATTACGATTACCAAGGAATTTCCTAAAATAAGGAGATATTTCGTTCAGCCGTTTGACGAACTTTTCGGGTCTTACGGAGCGCCTATTCCTCAATTTCGCCAAGAAGGAAAGCAAAGAGTGAAAATCGGAGGAGGAAGCGGATTTTTTGTTTCATCGGAAGGCATCATTTTAACCAACCGTCATGTTGTTGCTTCCTCTGAAGTTGATTATACGGTCGTCACAAATAACGGCGAAAAATACGAAGCAGAGGTCTTGGCTCGCGACCATGTCAACGATGTCGCCATTATTAAAGTAAAATGCCCCAAGAATAAAAAATTTCCTATTTTGGAATTGGGCGATTCAGATAAAATAGAATTGGGACAGGACGCGATTGCTATCGGCAACGCTTTGGGAACTTTTCAAAATACCGTTTCAACTGGAGTTGTTTCTGGATTGAGCCGATTTATTACCGCTCACGACGGAATTTCCGGTCGCGCGGCTGAATTAAGAGGGCTTGTCCAAACAGACGCGGCGATTAATCCGGGCAATTCGGGCGGACCTTTGGCTGACATTGATGGCAAGGTTGTCGCTATTAATGTGGCAATCGTCCAAGGCGCTCAAAATATTGGTTTCGCTATTCCAATTAACAACGCCAAAAAAGATTTAGAGGACCTTAAAAAACACGGAAGGATTATTCAGCCATTTATGGGCGTCCGATATATTTTAATCAATAAGGCGCTCAAAGAAGAAATTTTAGCGCAGTCAGGAATTAGTTTGCCGGTTGACCACGGCGCTTTAGTCGTTCGCGAACCAGGCATCGGCGACCCTGCGATTATTCCTAATGGTCCCGCCTTCAAGGCCGGTTTGATGGAGCGCGATATTATTTTAGAATTTAATAAAGAAAAAGTTGACGAAAAGCATCCTTTGCAAGAAATGATTCACAAGCGCAAGCCCGGGGATGTGATTGAAATAAAAATTTTAAGAGGAGACAAAATCGGCGTAGTAAATGTAAAACTGGAAGAGAGGAAATAG
- a CDS encoding site-2 protease family protein has translation MLIQILFNDPILFLIIAMAIIFALSIHEFFHAWMAYYLGDNTAKDQGRLTVNPLAHLDPLGTILIFIAGIGWGKPVPFNPYNLKNQKWGPALVSAAGPCSNFLIVLLVGSFLYFFELNNLYLIYFLSFSVWINLILGVLNLMPVPPLDGSHIFFALFPSLENVKNSFIQGGILPLIGVIFFMIYVVIPFIVEPLYVLIVGNYALF, from the coding sequence ATGCTTATACAAATTCTTTTTAATGACCCAATATTGTTTTTAATAATAGCCATGGCAATAATTTTTGCGCTTAGCATTCATGAATTTTTTCATGCATGGATGGCTTATTATTTAGGTGATAATACTGCTAAAGATCAAGGTCGATTAACTGTAAATCCGCTTGCGCATTTAGATCCGCTTGGAACAATTCTTATTTTCATTGCCGGGATCGGTTGGGGCAAGCCAGTTCCCTTTAATCCTTATAATCTAAAAAACCAAAAATGGGGTCCTGCTTTAGTAAGCGCGGCTGGACCATGTTCTAATTTTTTAATAGTGCTACTTGTTGGTTCTTTCTTGTATTTTTTTGAATTAAATAATCTTTATTTAATTTATTTTTTAAGTTTTTCTGTTTGGATCAATCTTATTTTAGGAGTGTTAAATTTAATGCCAGTTCCGCCTCTTGATGGTTCGCATATTTTTTTCGCTTTATTCCCTTCACTAGAAAATGTTAAAAATTCTTTTATACAAGGCGGTATTTTGCCTCTTATAGGTGTGATTTTTTTTATGATTTATGTAGTAATTCCATTTATAGTTGAGCCGCTATATGTTTTGATTGTTGGAAATTATGCGTTATTTTAA
- a CDS encoding 50S ribosomal protein L28 → MSRRCSLCGKKSMVAVTRKKLRGKYNPTSKKRKYPNLQWVTLEVGKRIKACAKCIKTMAKTNKK, encoded by the coding sequence ATGTCAAGAAGATGCTCTCTGTGCGGTAAAAAATCAATGGTCGCGGTGACAAGAAAGAAACTCCGAGGTAAGTATAACCCGACCAGCAAAAAAAGAAAATACCCCAATTTACAATGGGTTACTCTTGAAGTTGGAAAAAGAATCAAGGCCTGCGCCAAGTGTATCAAGACAATGGCCAAGACAAACAAGAAATAG
- a CDS encoding nucleoside-diphosphate kinase (catalyzes the formation of nucleoside triphosphate from ATP and nucleoside diphosphate), producing MNKNIMSKEKSLVLIKPDGVQRTLIGEIIKRYERAGFKLVGLKFLIPTEEQVERHYLIVETWLKSVGEKAMNAYLKKGLKPPFDDPIQCGQKVLESLKKYLSSGPVVAMVWQGNEAVGIIRKITGGTEPMTSDIGTIRGDLTLDSYAIADTDNRAVRNLIHASGSPEEAEKEIQIWFKENEIVKYRLVQEAILYDVNLDGIKE from the coding sequence ATGAATAAAAACATAATGTCAAAAGAGAAAAGTTTGGTTTTAATTAAACCAGATGGTGTTCAGCGAACATTGATTGGCGAGATAATTAAGCGGTATGAGCGGGCTGGTTTTAAGTTGGTTGGATTGAAATTTTTAATTCCGACAGAGGAGCAGGTTGAAAGGCATTATTTGATCGTTGAGACATGGTTGAAATCGGTCGGAGAAAAGGCGATGAACGCGTATCTTAAAAAAGGATTGAAGCCGCCGTTTGATGACCCAATTCAGTGCGGTCAAAAGGTTTTAGAAAGTTTGAAGAAATATTTATCCTCGGGACCGGTCGTGGCGATGGTCTGGCAGGGCAACGAAGCGGTGGGAATTATCAGAAAAATTACTGGCGGGACGGAGCCAATGACTTCCGATATCGGAACAATCAGAGGCGACCTTACGCTTGATTCTTACGCGATTGCCGACACGGACAACAGGGCAGTGAGAAATCTTATTCACGCTTCGGGAAGTCCCGAAGAAGCGGAAAAAGAAATTCAAATTTGGTTTAAAGAAAACGAAATTGTCAAATATCGCTTAGTTCAAGAAGCGATTTTGTACGATGTTAATTTGGATGGGATTAAGGAGTAA
- a CDS encoding MBL fold metallo-hydrolase: MIFIIKYRKFAYSFLGILLVGTIFVWSAVFSLTADDILEVHFFDVGQGDSIFIETPFQKQVLIDGGPDKTVLEKLNQTMPFYDRKIDLLILTHPDADHITGLVDVLEYYQVRHILTSGFETDTAVYKKWRELIDEKNIPLTIAQAGQKIILSEGIVLEILWPEQPLVDAKSVNNASVVSRLIYRQTEFLLTGDIEKKIENILIERNTNLESDILKVPHHGSKTSSSYNFIKAVNPKISVISVGENNRYKHPNQEVLDILKNAFISRTDKNGDITILTNGELFEVKTER, encoded by the coding sequence ATGATATTTATTATTAAATACAGAAAATTTGCTTATTCCTTCTTGGGGATTTTGCTTGTCGGGACCATTTTTGTTTGGTCGGCTGTTTTTTCTTTGACAGCGGACGATATTTTGGAAGTTCATTTTTTTGATGTCGGGCAAGGGGACAGCATTTTTATTGAAACGCCGTTCCAAAAACAGGTTTTAATTGACGGCGGACCGGATAAAACGGTTTTGGAAAAATTAAATCAAACAATGCCCTTTTACGATAGAAAAATTGATTTACTTATTTTAACGCATCCTGACGCTGACCACATTACGGGGTTGGTGGATGTTTTGGAGTATTATCAAGTCAGACATATTTTAACGAGCGGTTTTGAGACGGACACGGCTGTTTATAAAAAGTGGCGGGAGTTAATTGACGAGAAAAATATTCCTTTGACGATAGCCCAAGCCGGACAAAAAATTATTTTAAGTGAGGGGATTGTTTTAGAAATTCTTTGGCCAGAACAGCCGCTGGTTGACGCGAAAAGTGTTAACAACGCTTCAGTCGTCAGTCGGCTGATTTACAGACAAACCGAATTTTTATTAACCGGAGATATTGAAAAGAAGATAGAAAATATTTTAATTGAAAGAAACACGAATTTGGAATCGGATATTTTGAAAGTTCCCCATCACGGAAGCAAAACCTCAAGTAGTTATAACTTCATCAAGGCGGTTAATCCGAAAATATCCGTTATCTCGGTTGGGGAAAATAATCGCTACAAGCATCCGAACCAAGAGGTTTTGGATATATTAAAAAACGCATTCATCTCGCGAACAGACAAAAATGGAGATATTACGATTTTAACCAACGGAGAATTGTTTGAGGTAAAAACAGAGCGGTGA